In a genomic window of Gemmatimonadales bacterium:
- a CDS encoding iron-sulfur cluster assembly scaffold protein produces MDRETRIAWLVDHFQHPRHRGPLADADVRMPGGNPGCGDLVTAYVKAPRDQDRVAALTFEGEGCTLSQAAASILAERVNQQHPTFDEVLGLTYEEMMDLLGRDLVSSRPRCATLALGTLKAAVRRLSMDRRLRAAGRTDEEIRALRGEGAATAGGPEADGLVFGDGAAGAAADTAARLPDPLRRG; encoded by the coding sequence GTGGACAGAGAGACCCGGATCGCCTGGCTGGTCGATCACTTCCAGCATCCCCGCCATCGAGGCCCGCTGGCGGACGCCGACGTGCGCATGCCCGGCGGCAACCCCGGGTGCGGGGACCTGGTGACCGCGTACGTGAAGGCTCCCCGCGACCAGGATCGCGTGGCGGCGCTCACCTTCGAGGGCGAGGGGTGCACGCTGAGCCAGGCGGCGGCGTCCATCCTCGCCGAGCGCGTGAACCAGCAGCACCCCACGTTCGACGAGGTGCTGGGCCTGACGTACGAGGAGATGATGGACCTGCTGGGCCGCGACCTCGTCAGCTCGCGGCCGCGCTGCGCGACGCTCGCGCTCGGTACGCTCAAGGCGGCCGTGCGCCGGCTCTCGATGGACCGCCGGCTCAGGGCGGCGGGCAGGACGGACGAGGAGATCCGCGCGCTCCGGGGCGAAGGCGCGGCCACCGCCGGCGGGCCCGAAGCGGACGGCCTGGTCTTCGGCGACGGGGCGGCCGGCGCCGCGGCCGACACCGCGGCCCGCCTCCCGGATCCCCTG